The genomic segment GGCGCGATCGGCGGGTGCGCGAGGAACTGCGAGCCGAGCGTCTGCATGAAGCGCGGCGCGAGTCGCGGGCACTCCACCTTCGCGCCGTCGAACTCGAGGATCGAGTTCGTGCCGTGCAGCGCGAACCAGCGCCCGCCGTCCTCGACGAAGCTCGCGAGCGCCTCCGCCTGTTCGGCCGAGGGCCGCAGGTCGCAGGTGTAGCTGACCAGGAAGTCGCAGGACTTCCACGCGTCGGTCCGGCCCCAGTCGTCGAGGACCCGCGTGCGCACGCGCGCATCCTCCGCGAGGTGCTTCAACAGCTCGATCCGCGCGTAGTCGAAGTCGTGGAAGCGGCCGCCGCAGACGAGCACAGCGCGCAGCGGCCGGCTCACGGGGCCCTCAGAAGGCGACGCGCTTGGTGAAGCCGCCGTCGGTGACCAGGTTCTCGCCGGTGATGAGGCTCGCCGCGGGGCTGGCGAGGAAGGCGACCGCGCGTGCAACCTCTTCCGGTGTACCCATGCGGCCTTGCGGACAGGCCTTGAGCGTCGCTTCGTAGAAGGCGGGCATCGCCTTCTGGATCATCGCCCAGGCGCCGCCCTCGAAGTACACCGGCCCGGGCGAGACCACGTTCACCCGGACGTTCTGTTTCGCGACCGCATGCGCGAGACCGGACGCGTAGTTCACGAGCGCGGCCTTGAGCGCGCCGTAGCCGCCCGGCGCGCCGAACGTCTCGATCGCCGCCGTGGTGCCGATCACCACGATGCTGCCCGCGTCCGACTTCGCGAGATGCGGCAGCGCCGCTTCGCACGCGCGCACCGTGCCCATCAGGTCGACCTCGAAGTTCGCGCGCCAGGCCGCCTCGCCCTGACCTGCGCTCGCCGAGACGTTGCTCACCAGGATGTCGAGCCCGCCGAGCGCCTGCGCCGACTCCTCGATGAAGCCGCGCAGCGCCGCGCCGTCGCCGACGTCGACGGCCTTCGCGAAGACTCTCACGCCGGCGCGCTCGAGCTCCTTCTTCGCGGCGTCGACGCCCGGCTCGCCGCGCGCGCAGATGGCGAGATCGACGCCCTCCGCGGCCAGCGTCGCAGCGATGTGTCGGCCAATGCCCCGGCTCGCCCCCGTGATGACCGCACGGCGGCCCTTGAGTCCCAAATCCATCGCTGATGCTATGGCTGGCGGCGGAATCGAGTCAAGCTCTCGCGAGCCTTGATCAGAGCCGGCAGATCCTCGCGGACTTGCCCTGCATCATCTCGGCCGCGGTCTGCAGCTGGATCTGGAACGGCGTGAGCTTCAGCACGCCGAACGTGTCGTCCATGCCGTCGCGCCAGAAGAGCTGCGGGTCGTAGCCGACCGGCGGCGGAGTGTTCTTCAAGAGACTCCAGATCCGCGTCCGGGTCGCCAGGTCGTCGCACCACTCGGCGCGCGCCTGAACCACGGCGGTGTCGTGCTGCGGATCCCAATAGGCGAGCGCCACATTCGGGTTCTTTGCCAGGTGCCTGGCCTTCAAGGTCTGGCGGCCGGTCGCGATCCAGCCCGTCGAGCCCTCCCAGACCGGATGCAGGATGCGCGAGTACGGTCGGCCCTGGGTGTCCGTCGTCGACACCGTGCACCAGACGATCCGGCCGACCCGGTCCAGGAATTCCTTCTCGATGTCCGCGAAGCGCAGTGAGCTAGCCATGGGAGTCCCCTTCGTCGTGGCCGGCGAGCAGCCGGTCCAGGTGTTGGTGGAAGCGCTGGCCGCCGCCCTCGTTGCGGCCGAACAGAACTTCGCTGCGCGCGCCGGTCAGAAGCGCGCGCTGTTGACGCAGCCCGGTCGCGTAGTCCTCCTCGCGCACGACGTAGCCGAGCAGCTCGAACATCTTCTCCGCCGCCTCGCGCTCGCTCGGGTCGGGCTCCTTCGCCAACAAGTACGACTGCACGGTGACCGACTCGCCGACGCTCGCGCCCGGGAACAGCTGCGAGACGAGCACGGCGCGCGTGCCGGCGTCGAAGGTCGCGATCGAGACGTGCGGGAAGATCGTCCACACTCCGGCCAGCAGCTCGCGCGTGTCCCAGTTCGCCTCGGGCCGCTCGTCGAAGCGCAGCAGTCTCGGGTTCGGAAAGCTGACCCGCTGGTGCGGACCGAAGGCGTCGTAGAGAGCACGGTTGGGCAGGTCCGTGCCGAAGGTCGCCTTGTGCAGGATGGGCAGGTGGTAGAAGTCCAGGTAGCCGTCGTAGGCGATCTTCCAGTTCGGTCCAGGGACGCTTCGGCGCGCGAACAGGTGCCAGCTCGCGAAGTCGAATTGCCCGAGCACCGAGTCGTAGCCACACAGGAAAGCGTCGAGGTCGATCGGCGGGCCGGGCCGCAGCACCGCCCAGATCAATCCCGCGCGCTCGGCGACCGGCAGCCGCACCAGTCCGTGGCACGCGGGATCGACCTCGCCGAAGTCCTTGCGCGCGTAAACGCCGACGAGCGCGCCGTCCTCGTCGTAGCTCCAGGCGTGGTACGGGCAGACGAAGCGACGCGCGCGGCCCGACGGCTCGACCGCGATCTGCGCGCCGCGGTGCGCACAGCTGTTCACGAACGCGCGTGCGGAGCCATCGGAGCCGCGGGTCAGAAGCACGGGCACACCGGCGACCTCGAGCGCCCGGAAGTCTCCCGGCTCGCGCAGCTCGGCGGAGAGCGCCAGCACGAGCGGCGTGCGCTTCCAGACGCGCTCGCGCTCGAGCTCGAAGCGCGCCGGATCGGTGTAGTTCGCAGCTGGCACGCGCAGCACGTCGGGCGTCTGATCGATCGTGTCCGCCTTCACGTGCGCGATGTTGCGGCGGGCCATGCGCAGGAGCTCGTCCCGGCTCATCGCCGCATGGTACACAGGATCGCGTCCCCAACGTGAACCGGAGATCCGGAATCCGACGCGCGCAACTGCCGCGCCATCGGCGAGCGCTGCGACGACGAGCGGGCCGAGACGATCATCGGGCCGTTCGAGGCGGAAGCGATCTGCCACGGGCGCTCGTGGAGGAACGCCGAAGACGTGGACTTCGCGACACTCGCGTCGTGCGACCGAGGCCGCGGAAAGCCAAGGACGGTTCAGGCATTTCACGCCCGAGGAGTCCGGTGGCTACGCCGACGCGCTGTCCGCGTCAGCCAACGGCGCCCGACGGCACCGAGTAGTCGGCGAGAGCCGAGCCCACCGCCTGTGCCCCCCGGCGCCATTCCTCCACCCCCCGCAAACTCGCTCTGCGCATGTTGTGACGGCACAGAGCCGGCGGGACGTAGTTCCCGCGGACAGGAATATTGCGCGGCCGGCAAGAGGCGCGCCCAGCGCGCCGATACGCGATATAGTCGGGCCGCCTGAGAAGGCTCGATCCTGCTGGAGTAGTCGATGTCTCCGCCAGTTCTAGCCGAACGAATCGGCCCTCCCGTGTTCCCGACCCTAGCGGTCGAAGACTCGCTGCGAGCGGGCTTCTTTCGACCTG from the Deltaproteobacteria bacterium genome contains:
- a CDS encoding aromatic ring-hydroxylating dioxygenase subunit alpha; the encoded protein is MSRDELLRMARRNIAHVKADTIDQTPDVLRVPAANYTDPARFELERERVWKRTPLVLALSAELREPGDFRALEVAGVPVLLTRGSDGSARAFVNSCAHRGAQIAVEPSGRARRFVCPYHAWSYDEDGALVGVYARKDFGEVDPACHGLVRLPVAERAGLIWAVLRPGPPIDLDAFLCGYDSVLGQFDFASWHLFARRSVPGPNWKIAYDGYLDFYHLPILHKATFGTDLPNRALYDAFGPHQRVSFPNPRLLRFDERPEANWDTRELLAGVWTIFPHVSIATFDAGTRAVLVSQLFPGASVGESVTVQSYLLAKEPDPSEREAAEKMFELLGYVVREEDYATGLRQQRALLTGARSEVLFGRNEGGGQRFHQHLDRLLAGHDEGDSHG
- a CDS encoding ThuA domain-containing protein; this encodes MSRPLRAVLVCGGRFHDFDYARIELLKHLAEDARVRTRVLDDWGRTDAWKSCDFLVSYTCDLRPSAEQAEALASFVEDGGRWFALHGTNSILEFDGAKVECPRLAPRFMQTLGSQFLAHPPIAPYRVTVSDPAHPLVKGISDFEATDELYLSEFHGPVTTLLETRFRGKTPGFDPPEWNDDAARPVFYLHPVGRGAVLYLTLGHCRGHYDMRPLMDFYPTVERGSWELPVYHELLRRGLDWAKSRSA
- a CDS encoding SDR family oxidoreductase gives rise to the protein MDLGLKGRRAVITGASRGIGRHIAATLAAEGVDLAICARGEPGVDAAKKELERAGVRVFAKAVDVGDGAALRGFIEESAQALGGLDILVSNVSASAGQGEAAWRANFEVDLMGTVRACEAALPHLAKSDAGSIVVIGTTAAIETFGAPGGYGALKAALVNYASGLAHAVAKQNVRVNVVSPGPVYFEGGAWAMIQKAMPAFYEATLKACPQGRMGTPEEVARAVAFLASPAASLITGENLVTDGGFTKRVAF
- a CDS encoding pyridoxamine 5'-phosphate oxidase family protein encodes the protein MASSLRFADIEKEFLDRVGRIVWCTVSTTDTQGRPYSRILHPVWEGSTGWIATGRQTLKARHLAKNPNVALAYWDPQHDTAVVQARAEWCDDLATRTRIWSLLKNTPPPVGYDPQLFWRDGMDDTFGVLKLTPFQIQLQTAAEMMQGKSARICRL